Part of the Rhodohalobacter sp. 614A genome is shown below.
CACGTTGACGGAATTATTCTTGGTGCCGGAATCACTGGCCTCTCTTGTGCCGAAGCACTTCTTCAAAAAAGAAAAACCTGTGTGGTTTTGGATCCGAATGAGATTGGTTACGGTGCTTCTTGCTCTCCTGGAATGCTTGTGAACCCGGCTACAGGACGCCGTGCCCGAAAAGCATGGAAAGCTAAAAAATGTTTCAACCTGATTTCAGATGTATTGCATCGTGTCCAGGCAGAATTTGGCCAGACCATATTTGAAACGAGCGGAGTTATTCGGCCTGCACTCACTAAAAAACTCTCCAAAAATTTCGAACAGTCCCCGGGAAAATATGAATGGCCGGATGGATGGATTGAATGGCTTCCGAAAGATGAATTCTCAAAACAATTCCCGGTCTTTAAAAATCATTTTGGCGGATTATTTGTGAGAAATGCAATGACCGTCAACGGAAATCTTTTCATCAAAGCTTTTGCTGAATATCTCGACCGGCGGGACATCCATATACTTTCAGGTATAAATTATGATCTTCAACAGTTTCGAAAAAAATGGGAGGCAAATTTAGCAAATAGCCAAACGTATGAAGCTGATTTTGTAATTGATGCAACGGGCTATCAGCAGGTTAAATCTGAGGAGTGGAATATGGTGCCGTTACATCCGGTCAAAGGTCAAACAGCCACCTTCTTTTTTGATGAACCTCTCCCCTTCAAAACCTCCGTCTCCAGCCTTGGCTATATGGCTTTCATCAAAGATCAACCCAATCAAATTACAGTTGGAAGCACGTACGAACATAATTTCACCCATCTGAAACCGGATGAAAACGGATTAAACTACCTGAAGAAAAAACTGGACACCACTTTTCCCGGTTTGATTGACAAAAGCATTTCGATTGAACAGTGGTCTGGCGTGAGAGTCAGCATTCAGGATAAGAAACCGGTGATCGGACCTCATCCCGATAAAAAAGGATTATATATGATTGGAGCGCTGGGATCAAAAGGATTATTGATGGGCCGATTTATGGCAGACACTTTGGTTGAACATATCCTGAACGGGAGTTCAATTGAAAAAACTATTTCGATTGAAAGGTTTCTCTGAAACTCACCTCAAGATTGAATTGATTCGCTTTGTTTTATCAACCTGAGAATCAATTAGCAGAAGAAACGTTCAGGCCTTTACCAGGTGTAATGATGAGATCAAATGATGAAAGAATGGCCCCGATCTGATCCGTTTTTGTTAAGACCTGATCATTGTACCATTTATAACTTAATTCGGCATCCGAGTACGGCTCAGAAATCAATTTTTCCATTTTCATTCGGATTAATTCACGACCAAGATCTTCACTGGTTAATTCAGTCATTCCATCCAATTCAAGCCAGCCGACAATTAAATGCCGGAACGTACCAAAATCGGCTGAAGCCGGAGCATCCGGAAAAGCTGCTTTCAACTCCTCAATTGCC
Proteins encoded:
- a CDS encoding NAD(P)/FAD-dependent oxidoreductase, producing MAGSVHVDGIILGAGITGLSCAEALLQKRKTCVVLDPNEIGYGASCSPGMLVNPATGRRARKAWKAKKCFNLISDVLHRVQAEFGQTIFETSGVIRPALTKKLSKNFEQSPGKYEWPDGWIEWLPKDEFSKQFPVFKNHFGGLFVRNAMTVNGNLFIKAFAEYLDRRDIHILSGINYDLQQFRKKWEANLANSQTYEADFVIDATGYQQVKSEEWNMVPLHPVKGQTATFFFDEPLPFKTSVSSLGYMAFIKDQPNQITVGSTYEHNFTHLKPDENGLNYLKKKLDTTFPGLIDKSISIEQWSGVRVSIQDKKPVIGPHPDKKGLYMIGALGSKGLLMGRFMADTLVEHILNGSSIEKTISIERFL